The following proteins are encoded in a genomic region of Zea mays cultivar B73 chromosome 9, Zm-B73-REFERENCE-NAM-5.0, whole genome shotgun sequence:
- the LOC103639764 gene encoding uncharacterized protein: protein MGKRKSRPSKLTAKPKKQLETDFTCPFCSHPGSVQCDIFLKERRPFAVASCSICTESYATKAHALTEPIDVYTCFFTGVAASSPARRPASSPVWRPTSSTTRRPTGRSDPRTNGSPAPVGSSDAAQRPTGRTDPRTNGSPASRLASSPAPRPDSSTAQRPAGLLQAGRRGSLPIFSRRADAAACRSSPELGFQIGDYLSVAIM, encoded by the exons ATGGGGAAGAGGAAGTCGAGGCCCTCCAAGCTGACAGCGAAGCCCAAGAAGCAGCTGGAGACCGACTTCACCTGCCCCTTCTGCAGCCACCCGGGCAGCGTCCAGTGCGACATCTTTCTCAAGGAACGCCGGCCGTTCGCCGTGGCGTCGTGCAGCATATGCACGGAGTCCTACGCCACCAAGGCTCACGCGCTGACGGAGCCCATCGATGTCTACA CCTGCTTCTTCACCGGGGTGGCTGCTTCTTCACCGGCGCGGCGACCTGCTTCTTCACCGGTGTGGCGGCCTACTTCTTCGACGACGCGGCGGCCTACCGGGCGGTCGGATCCGCGGACGAACGGATCTCCGGCGCCTGTCGGATCTTCGGACGCGGCGCAGCGGCCTACCGGGCGGACGGATCCACGGACGAACGGATCTCCGGCGTCACGGCTTGCTTCTTCACCGGCGCCGCGACCTGATTCTTCGACGGCACAGCGGCCTGCCGGTCTTCTCCAGGCGGGCAGACGCGGCAGCCTGCCGATCTTCTCCAGGCGGGCAGACGCGGCAGCCTGCCGGTCTTCTCCAGAGCTCGGATTCCAA ATCGGTGATTACTTGAGCGTTGCAATCATGTAG